In Ruminiclostridium josui JCM 17888, the genomic window AAAAATTTAAGTAAAATCACAGGTGATGTAAATATTGATTATCCGCTTATAAAACCAGAAAAACGAGATAAATATGTATTAAGTATCTATCCTCAATATCATTCCATAATGTTCCCGGATTCAATTTTACGAACAGAAAAAATGGACATTCTTACTGATGTTTCATATACCAACTCAATACATAAAATTTATGTTTGCAGTATGAGAGATGTGAATAAATTAAAGTATGGAGACATACTAATTATTTATAGGACATCCCCGGAACCTGGGCAAGCAGAATATAAATCGGTTGTTACATCAATTTGCGTTGTTGAAGAAGTCAGAGAACAGAATGAATTTAAAGATTTTAATCATTTTTATAAGTATGCAAGTAAATATAGTGTTTTTGACAAAAGAGATTTAAAGTACTGGTACAACAAAGGTGGTTGTACGGTTATAAAAATGACATATAATATCGCCTTGACTAAAAAAATTAATAGGCATAAAATGATAGAAGAACTAATGTTCGACAGAGATATATATTGGGGATTTTTTAAGATAACTGATGAGCAATTCCAAAATATTTTAATAGGCGGCGAGGTAAATGAAGGTTTTATTATCGATTAAACCAGATTTTGTACAGGAAATGGCAAGAGGTAGAAAACGATTTGAATATAGGAGAAGGATTTTTAAACAGGATGTTGATAGTGTTGTAATTTATGCTTGTAGGCCAGTAGGAAAAATAGTCGGTGAATTTAAGGTTGAGGATATAATTTCTAAGTCACCTGATGATTTATGGGAAGTAACTGAAAAATATGCAGGTATATCAAAGGAGTTTTTTAACAGCTACTTTAAAGGCCGGGATGAAGCCTATGCTATAAAAATAAAAGACTTCCATATGTATGATAAACCAATTAATCCATATGAGATATTTGATAATTTCGTTGCACCTCAATCTTACAGGTATTTTGATAAAAGACAGGAAGCTCTTTTGGATACGTAAAAATTTATACGAATCAATATAAGAAACGCGTAATCTCTAGTGATTGCGTGTTTTTTTATTATGAAAAGATTTATGAAAAGAAAGCTAAACAAGAATTATAACTAAAAAATTATAATTTAAGACCAGCTAATTAAAGTCAAGAGTTTTTAAGAAAAAGCTTTATGAATTTTTGAAAACTCCTGACATAGAAAAAATGCATAACAACAAGACCACCTTTGCGAAGTAGACATAAAATAGCTGGTCTAAAATGAAATACTGATCCTTGAAAACTAAACATCAAGTGCAGGTACTGCTAAGCTGCTATATGCTTTGCTGCTAATATCTGAGCATGTTCCTGAGGACTGCGTAACTGGTACGGTTTTCTGTCCCTTAGAACAGCAAAGATGTAAATGATGATCTTACGCATAACTGCTCCCAAAGCTACCTTCTTAGGTTTACTCTGGCATTTTTGCTTGTAGAATTCAAGTAATACAGGGTTGCAAGCCTCTTTATTCCGCTTAGTTCGGATATTGGCAAGAGCAGTTGTAAAAAGAACCCTGCGAAGTAGCCTGGAACCTCTCTTGGACATTTTATTCCGTGTGCCGGTAAATTCTCCGGATTGCATCACAGAGG contains:
- a CDS encoding acetyltransferase — protein: MSDNLQLLKFNEIDLNDRFFDSLKADYEEFEDWFIRKGNSKAYIKYDDENNIEGFLYFKMEHDTVDDITPSIEAKNVLKIGTFKINPHGTRLGERFIKKSLDYAIINNASFCYVTVFGKQTTLIKLFQNYGFLEYGVKETPNGKEIVLLKNLSKITGDVNIDYPLIKPEKRDKYVLSIYPQYHSIMFPDSILRTEKMDILTDVSYTNSIHKIYVCSMRDVNKLKYGDILIIYRTSPEPGQAEYKSVVTSICVVEEVREQNEFKDFNHFYKYASKYSVFDKRDLKYWYNKGGCTVIKMTYNIALTKKINRHKMIEELMFDRDIYWGFFKITDEQFQNILIGGEVNEGFIID
- a CDS encoding ASCH domain-containing protein, with translation MKVLLSIKPDFVQEMARGRKRFEYRRRIFKQDVDSVVIYACRPVGKIVGEFKVEDIISKSPDDLWEVTEKYAGISKEFFNSYFKGRDEAYAIKIKDFHMYDKPINPYEIFDNFVAPQSYRYFDKRQEALLDT